Proteins from a single region of Coregonus clupeaformis isolate EN_2021a chromosome 35, ASM2061545v1, whole genome shotgun sequence:
- the LOC121550975 gene encoding LOW QUALITY PROTEIN: probable ATP-dependent RNA helicase DHX58 (The sequence of the model RefSeq protein was modified relative to this genomic sequence to represent the inferred CDS: inserted 1 base in 1 codon), whose amino-acid sequence MADFGLYGYQEEVVQRALRGENIIIWLPTGGGKTRAAVYVAKKHLENNPGAKVAVLVNKVHLVDQHYNKEFKPYLGRDYSLVSISGDCDQKDFFGCEVKNSDLVICTAQILENALTNQEEGKHVELSQFTLLIIDECHHTHKDGVYNKIMGRYVAQKLKGERRLPQILGLTASPGTGGAKSIKGAVGHVLQICANLDSVIVSSKVYAPELKKKVPRPRKRFDIVDRRPQDPFGDHLKFMMQFIHDFMALXAFSIREFGTQEYEADVVILEKKGVTDRNRLLAQCALHLRQYNDALLINDTVRMVDAFRVLEAYYSTKSSTAMDGTDFFLLGLYQENEVELRKLAGDDRFENPKMGKLQSTLLEQFDQGEHSRGILFSKTRKSTHCLYDWVSKNPALQRAGIRAAILTGAGNGINYMTQNEQKDTIKNFRQGSLNLLISTSVAEEGLDIPECNLVVRYGLLTNEIAQQQASGRARASDSVYSVVAQAGGREVRREHLNECLEELTGRAISEVQRMEPREFQMKITELQTEALLTRQLKEQLKIKKKGRFSAASIQLSCRGCFVLVAFGNDIKVIENAHHVNINPDFERYYKTNGQTLLKTFEDWEPGRVISCAACGRQWGMEMVYKEIALLPILAIENFAMETPEGRKLAKNWKDVDFTVEEFNFTTYCNNKFPGMFD is encoded by the exons ATGGCAGACTTTGGGCTGTATGGGTACCAGGAGGAGGTGGTTCAGAGGGCTCTCCGAGGGGAGAACATCATCATCTGGCTGCCCACCGGAGGAGGAAAGACCCGGGCTGCTGTATATGTGGCCAAAAAACATCTGGAGAATAACCCTGGAGCTAAGGTGGCCGTGCTGGTAAACAAG GTTCATTTGGTAGACCAGCACTACAACAAAGAGTTCAAACCCTACCTGGGTCGGGACTATAGCCTGGTGTCTATCAGTGGGGACTGTGACCAGAAGGACTTCTTTGGCTGCGAGGTCAAGAACTCTGACCTGGTCATCTGTACAGCACAGATACTGGAGAATGCCCTGACCAACCAGGAGGAGGGAAAACATGTCGAGCTCTCAC AGTTCACTCTGCTGATCATTGATGAGTGCCACCACACGCATAAGGACGGTGTCTATAATAAGATCATGGGGCGCTACGTGGCGCAGAAGCTGAAGGGGGAGAGGCGGCTGCCACAGATCCTGGGCCTCACTGCCTCTCCTGGGACAGGGGGAGCCAAGAGCATCAAAGGAGCTGTGGGGCATGTGCTGCag ATTTGTGCCAACCTGGACTCAGTGATTGTGTCGTCTAAAGTGTATGCCCCTGAGCTGAAGAAAAAGGTCCCCAGACCCAGGAAAAGGTTTGACATCGTTGACAGAAGACCTCAG GACCCATTTGGGGATCACCTGAAGTTCATGATGCAGTTTATCCATGACTTCATGGCCT GGGCCTTTTCTATCAGGGAGTTTGGCACGCAGGAGTATGAGGCAGACGTGGTGATTCTGGAGAAGAAGG GTGTGACGGACAGGAACAGACTACTGGCCCAGTGTGCTCTCCACCTGCGTCAGTACAACGACGCCCTGCTCATCAACGACACAGTGCGCATGGTGGATGCCTTTAGGGTCCTAGAGGCCTACTATAGCACCAAGAGTTCCACTGCCATGGATGGAACCGACTTCTTCCTGCTTGGACTCTACCAGG AGAACGAGGTGGAGCTGAGGAAACTGGCAGGCGATGACCGGTTTGAAAACCCTAAGATGGGGAAGCTTCAGAGCACCCTGCTGGAGCAGTTTGACCAGGGTGAGCACTCCAGAGGCATCCTCTTCTCCAAGACCCGTAAAAGCACCCACTGCTTGTATGACTGGGTGTCCAAGAACCCAGCCCTGCAGCGTGCTGGTATCAGGGCAGCCATTCTGACAGGCGCTGGCAACGGCATCAATTACATGACCCAG AATGAGCAGAAGGACACAATCAAAAACTTCCGCCAGGGCTCCCTCAACCTCCTGATCTCCACCAGCGTTGCTGAGGAGGGCCTGGACATCCCAGAATGCAACCTGGTGGTGCGCTATGGGCTGCTGACCAATGAGATCGCACAACAGCAGGCCAGTGGCCGGGCTCGGGCGAGTGACAGCGTTTACTCTGTGGTGGCCCAGGCAGGGGGGCGGGAGGTGCGTCGGGAACATCTCAATGAATGTCTGGAGGAATTGACTGGCAGGGCCATCAGCGAAGTGCAGAGGATGGAGCCCAGGGAGTTCCAAATGAAG ATCACTGAGCTCCAGACAGAAGCGTTGTTGACCAGACAGTTGAAAGAACAGTTGAAGATCAAGAAGAAGGGTCGTTTCAGTGCTGCTAGCATTCAGCTCTCGTGTCGAGGCTGTTTTGTGCTCGTGGCCTTCGGCAATGACATTAAAGTAATTGAAAACGCACACCATGTCAACATCAACCCTGACTTTGA gagGTACTATAAAACCAATGGGCAGACCCTTCTGAAGACTTTTGAGGACTGGGAGCCAGGCCGTGTGATCAGCTGTGCTGCCTGTGGCAGG CAATGGGGAATGGAAATGGTATATAAGGAGATTGCCCTGCTGCCCATTCTGGCCATCGAGAACTTTGCCATGGAGACTCCAGAGGGAAGAAAACTAGCCAAGAATTGGAAGGACGTTGACTTTACAGTGGAGGAATTTAACTTCACCACGTACTGTAATAACAAGTTCCCTGGCATGTTCGATTGA